GCTGCGCTGCTGAAGAACGCCGGCCTCAGAGCGCTGGTTGAGGCTCTCATGAACGATGCTGGCCCGGCTATGGGTATCCTTCCCTACGCACTGGAGAAGTTCCAGCGCGGTAAGAAAGAATTGAAGGAGGATATGACGGAGACTGCATTTGCGCTGTACCACTCTGGCGAACTCTGTGGTGGATACACAAACTCGTGGGAGCTGCTGGAGAACGACGGCGAGGGCGAAAACAAGGGCTTCCGCCAGAGAAACTTCGTCAAGTGGATGAACTACATCAAAGAGATCTTCCGCTTGGAGGGATTGGTCAACAGTGCCTACGACTGGAAGGCCGCTGGCGACTTCAGCGTTGTCGATGTAAGTTGTTTTTGGGGCCTTAGTGACGCAACATCCCAGTGTCTCAGGAAATCATTGACTGACACCCCCTTTACAGCTCGGCGGCTCTGGTGGCCACGACAGCTTCGTTTTGGCGAAGAACTTCCCCAACCTCAAGATTACTGTTCAAGACCTGCCCAACTGCGAGACTTCTTTCAACCAAAACATTCCCGAGGAGCTCAAGGGCCGAGTCAACTTCCAGCCCCACAGCTTCTTCGAGCCGCAGCCCCTGTCCGCCGACTTGTACATGATCAAGCTTATTCTCCACGACTGGCCCGATGCGGAGTCTATCAAGATTCTCAAGGGTCTCACACCGGCACTGCGCCCTGGTGCCCGAGTTCTCTTCATCGACTACGTCGGCAAGCAGGGTGACGTCGAGGAGAACGCCGCGGCGGCTGCGGCGCTGCCCAAGTCTATTCAGCAGATGGGCACTTCAACGGATCTGAGAATGATGGGTCTTTTCAGCGCAAAGGAGAGACCTGTCGACGCGTGGACAGAGTTGTTCAAGAAGGCGGACGAGAGATACGAGATCAAGCGTGTTGAGGCCAACCCCTTGACTTTCTTTGTCATTATCGAGGCCGTTTGGCGCGGTTGAGGCGATTATTTGTTGGAAGCATTGTGAGGAATGATTTAGAGCACGTCATCATGTGAATATGAAACAAAAGTTCTCGATTCTTACATCTACGTCTATTCGTGTTTGTGATCCCGTTTTTCATACGAAGTAGATGCCCATGGCATTGTCCTAACTCCCCTGTTAATTCGGCTTGAGACAGAACCCTGTTGCGACGTGCGTGGGCGGGCCTGGATCTTGGCTGTCCCACATGCCAGTGTGGATTGCTGCTCCCCTTGCAAGTTGCACCTGTCCACCAACCCACCAAGCCCTATCGCTTCGTGATGCCCTCCACACAGTCGGCCAACCCTTCAGATAGTATGTCTGCTTGAGCTGAGTCATCAAGCAACTTGGTCTGGTGGTGTAGTTGGTTATCACGTCAGTCTAACAGTTCGAGAGCCTCTCAATTCTCTCGTCTCCCACACTGAAGGTCTCCGGTTCAAGTCCGGGCTAGATCATTATATAGGCGATTAATTTAGTGGTATAATGACCGCTTAGCATGCGGTAAGTCCTAGGTTCGATTCCCAGATCGTCCATTCTTTTGATTATTAGATGTCTCTCATCACCCCTTTTTGGGTCGAGGCTATCGCGAGTTCGTGAACCTGGTTGTCGAGGTGTGATATAGGCCTGAGGCTGCCGCTAACTTAGTAGAGGTACGGGTCATGAGTTAACTCTCAATTCGACTTCCCAGTTGTTGATCTTAGCTCTGTCTTATGTAGGTCTCTTATCCGAGAGAAGTTTGCTTGGAAATATTAAAGGCAGTGGTCCTCAGTAACACCAGACGCTGCCGCAGGGAACTGCGCATGGCGGTACAGCGGATTGAGATCCTACGAGTGGGCCTTTCTGCTCCGGAAAGCACTTGATTAAGTCACTGCAATTCTTCTCGAAATGAGAGAGCATCTCGTTCTGTCTCACGATTATCAGCGCTTATCTGAACGGCATGATGGGATTTCAGATGGCTAGGCGTCACAAGAACTTTAGTCAATTCGTCGGGATTGGAGTTCAGAAATGGCTTCTGGGGGTAGGCCGCATGGACCGGCGCTGTTCTAGCGCACTTTGCAATGCAACAGGGCACGGAACAGGCTAAGTGTTGGGACTAACTAGTAAGGACTCACGGCAAACTACAGGTGTGCAGTGAGATTGGAGACTTGGATGAAGAAGATACTACTGAAAGACACCATAAGAGAGAAACCATCCCATTAGTTGAGCTATAGTGGGCGGGTGGATGTCACCGGTGAGATGGCACGGCGCTGTCGAGAGGAGCTCTTCGGCACCTTGCATGCAAGTGTTGACCTGCATATGTGACCCCAGATAGATGCTTTCTGATTGCTCAAGACAATGCCTCTCTGCACTTGGCTTTCGTCGAATTCGAACACTCGGTCAGAGGGTGGGTCTTAAGCCGAGACAAAGAAATCTAGACAATCAGGTCACGGACCAAAGATGAGGAGGCTTAGAAGCATAAGAAATCCATCTCCCTACACGCATAGTAACCCATTGTGTAGAATGAATCAACTTCCATCTCCCGAGTACACAATGCCTAGCTTGATTGACGTCTTGGAATATCCCGGGTATATTGTGCTATAGTCATCATGGCATAAGGTTCATCCATAGGGCCGAACACCACATTACAGCATACGGATACAACTCTGGATGCTGAGAGGGAAGAAGCAGGCTTGATAGGTGACCTCGGGCCAGTGACCCTCCACATCTTCCACATGCTTCACCTAGCGCGAATCCTTAGTGCAAATGGCCTTGTTCAGCGTGATTCCAGGCTTCTTCCCGGTTTACCCTCCTCTGTTACTAGTCCTCTGCAGCCACGATTCTTCACCTTGGACATGGGCGCTCACCCAGCCTTGGGTTGCATTTGCCAATAAAGCGAAGCTTATTCCCCAATCTCTCGTTTGTCGTCTTCATCGTGTCATTTCTCCTCCACTTACTCTTCCCATACTCATGGGCCAACATCGTCGAGCGTGAACCCCGATTCCGACGCCCTGGACCTGCAGTTTTGTTTCTTTTCCGCTTGCCCCGCGCTGTCGCGGCTGCTGTGCCTCTCTCCCGCAAGGCGCTACCAAGCCATCGGGCCCGCGACGAACGAGAAATGACAAAATAGCGACAGGGTCTACGCATGCGCCAACCAACGACAAAATAGACGGGTGAGGCACCAGACAGCAGTTATCAAGCACTATCGAGATATAGGCAACACAGGGCTTAAGCTATTGCAGCACCGGAAAGCACAGTTAGACAAACAGCAGTTGATGGCAAGCGACAATAGAGCCAGGAAACGAGGGCTACAATCACATCAGCGACGAAGCAGACATACATGCATCTTTGACGGCGCCAAGTATCTGCCTTCTTTCCTGCCCAGAACACGGGACGACCGCCTACAAGCGAAGCAAGCTACCAAGcggcgcagcagcagcaagagCGAATCGGGGGTGCGCCAGTGAGACTGTTGGAACGGCACGGGACGGGCGACGGGACGAGACAATCTTTTCTACGCGAGCAGGACAAGAGGTTCGGGGGGGGGAATGGCCGGTCTCGGGCCCAATCAAGTGGGCTTGGATGAGGGTCATCTGGAACCCATTCCAGGCTTGAGCATGTCTGGAGTCTTAATCGCAAAATCCATCGCCCTAGTCGCCGCCATCGCCTTTTTTGTGTGGGAGTTTCGGTCATGGTATCGCCTGCGAAAGATCCCTGGACCTTTCCTAGCCTCGATCTCAGTACTTTGGCAATTGAAAAAGGCAATTGGGGGAACATATCATGAGCACCTGAATGATATTGCGAGGAAATATGGTGAGTGGACTTCTTCATTGCCATTGAGAAACCACGCCCGGTGGCTTTGGAGTTGCGATAGCAAGCCAACAAGCACCCCAAGAAACTAGAGAGACAGACGCTGATCACTGATCGTCATTGCAGGACCCCTCGCTCGCATTGGGCCCAACGAGCTCCTCTGCACAGACCCAGACTCACTGCGCAAGATGTCGGCCGTCCGCTCGCCGTACACCAAGGGCGATTTCTATGACTCCGGCCGGATCACTCCGGGCGTAGATAATGTTGTCTCCATGCGGGACGAGAATGAACATAAGGCTATGAGGGCGAGAATGGGACCGGCCGTAAGTTTGAATTTCCTTTGTGGCCTCAGACTTTCGCTGGCTGGTATTTTCGTGACCCCCAGAAGCGCTGCCACTTTTGAGTTCAAGTCCGCTAATTGCGGTCTCTGCGTTGCTGAATAGTACACCGCCAAAGAGAATGAAGGTTATGGCTTTGAGATCGGGATCGACCGCCAGCTCATGAATTTTGTTAGCCTGATAGACCGACATTACGTTTCCACCGATTCGGAATTTCGTCCGCTGGATCTCGCCGAGAAGACACAGTTCTTTGCGCTCGACGCCATTGGCGATGTTTCCTTCGGCGGTGCATTCGGGTTTCTTGCAGAGGACCGGGACCTATTTCGGTATATTGAGATTAACGAGTCGTCTTTGCCCATTATGAACGTCGTTTCGGTGCTTCCTTGGCTTGGGAGACTTGTTCACAAATGGCCTTTCAGGCTCATGTTACCCAAGGAGGATGACCAGATCGGCTTTGGTCGTTTGATGGGGTGAGTGAAGCCAATGTTGGGCCTGGCACCATCCATGAGTCTGATCACTAATAACACAATGCAGCTTCGCTAAAAACTACGCTGAAATGAGACTTCAACCCGGCGCGAAGCCCCAGAAAGACATGATGCAAGCTTTCATCAACCAAGGTCTCGGCAAAGATGAACTTATTCAACTCGTGTACATCCACATGTGAGTATCATCCACAACTTTCCTCGATTCATATGCTCATGACATATCAGTATCGCTGGCACAAACTCGGCCGCACAAGCCATGCGCATGACATTATTATCGTTAATTAACAATCCGGTTGCTTACCGTCGGCTCCAGCAGGAGATCGACGATGCTACTGCCGCCGGCCTGATCAGTTCTCCCATCACCAATGCCGAAGCTCTGAGACTTCCATATCTCCAAGCCGTCATCCGCGAAGGCCTGCGTTTCTACCCTCCTGTCACTGGCCTCGGCTTCAAGCAAGCACCGGAGAGCGGAGACATCCTAAACGGCTATTTTGTTCCTGGCGGCACCCAGATCGGACATAACTTCTTCGGCGTCGGACGCTCACTCTGGGTGTGGGGTCCGGATGCCGATGTTTTCCGCCCAGAGAGATGGCTTTCGGCAAATGAAGATGGTCTCAGACGAATGAACGCCGCAGTTGATTCCCACTTTGGCCACGGTAAATACTCTTGTCTCGGAAAACCGATCGCCATGATGGAGTTAAACAAAGTCTTCGTCGAGGTAAAATTTTTCCTCATACACTTTCCGTGCAGCATCTTACTAACTTCATATAGCTATTGAGGAGATATGACTTCACCGTCATGAACCCAGAAAAACCAATCAAGACTCTCAGTGCGATTTTCTTTGTCGCCAGGGACTTTTGGGTGAGGTTGACTAGGCGTCCAACGAGGGAATAACGGACAGCCCGGCCTCAATCGTGTTCCCGTAAATAATGACTGCTATGAATTTCCTATATTTTTCTCTCGTCACATCTTCAAGGGAGGGAATCTCCCACTTGAGGCAGTCTAGCGATGCCTTTATCTTTCAATTGATTTCATCAAACAAGGGCTGCAACGCAGTATTTGTAATTGAAATAACGTATTGTTACACATACACCCTAAGTATGAATTGAACGTTGTCCGGAATGAATCCGAATGGTTCCATGTGATCAATCTTCTAATATTTCTTTTCTGATGTTGAAGCATAAATACTTAGAGATGCTTCATAGATTACAAGGAAGCTAGACAAGAAGGAAAACATAAGGCAGGGTATGATATTTGACGGAACTCAGCTTATACTTTGGCTACCCAGCTCTTCTTCCTACAAACAGATCCGCAACCTACAAGAAAGTCAATGGACTTCCCGCGACTCTTCTTAAGGACGATTATGGTCGCCAAAGACAGCACAGATAGGCACACAGTAACCCAGAACAAAACAGTTCCCAGGTGATCTGATACGTAGTTCAAGAACTGCCCATCTGACCCATGCCACGAGCGTCCTGCCGCGTGGCCGAACAGCTTCCGGGCGTATCCCTCATCCAGCAACGCCACGCCGTGATGCAATGTGCTGTACATCCACGCGTACTGATGGAACGCATATGTGACCATTATCGGGCCTGTCGACCAGAATACCTGGAGGTAGGGAAGGAGGATTCGTTTGGAGGTCGCACCGCCGCGTCGCTTAGCTTCTTGGAGAGCCCATTCGAGAAAGGAGGAGCCACGCTGTGCCATGAAGAAGTGATTGCTGAGTCCAAGAGTACTTGATGTCGGGGCGAAGACAGCCTGTAAGCCGAGGCTTTGCATACAGGACATCACCTCAGTCGATCTGGGGTATACGTCCAAGTCTGCATAAATGCCTCCCTCTGCATGGACAACGACCAGTCTCGCCACATCGGCTCGTTGAATATTCTGGGCATAGCCCTCGTATGTCGATAGCAACCAAGAGTATTCTGTCTTTATAAGTTCGAGAACATCTTCGTCTGTCCATAGTTTGATGGTATAGTTGAGAGGTTCCATCGTATGTTTCCACGTCTCGTATGAAGCTTGTATGCGCTCCCCCGAACCTGGATAAGTGCTTGTATCGTTGGTTTTCCAGATTTGGTGAATAATTTTAGGAATGGGCTCTTGTGGTGTGGATGCTTCGGTGGGATGTATAAGGTCTTTTCCATAGCGTTCAGAAGCATTACAGAACCTGACCAATTCTATGGACTGGTTTGGGAGAGCGAAGTCGTTTGCGTAGCTGAGTTGATGAACAACCAAGGCGGCCGTCATGGCTAAGGTAACAAGCGCCGAAGCCTTCAACATTGCTTTTCCAGGGAGTGCTATCATCTTGGACACCAGAAACGTTTCCTTCTTATGCTTTCGTTGGAGGTAATCGTTGATGGTTCTCGGTTTTCGAACAGGTTGAGGAGAAGAATCGAAGAAGGAATACGTCGCTAAAGTTGAGGATATATCGTGAAAGTAAAGAATGAACAGAGGGCTGAGTAAGGTTGGGGATAATAATCCTAGAAGCTTGTAGAAAAAATGAAGTCGGGTATCACAGAAAAGAGTCTCAGAAATAAGGATGTTTGCAGAACGCTATCAACGAACGAACGTACAGTGAATTGGAACGACTCCGAATAAAACTTGGATCTGAGGTAGTTTTTCTCAAGAGGAAGTTCGAACACATGGTATTCTATTAAATAGAAGAGACTTCATGTGGCTCGCAGCACCCAGACAAAGACTTTAGAGTACAGACTTCTTGATCAGTTCAACATTACCCAGGTACTGCCACAGGCTGCTCCTAGACTAGATGTACCTTGCTGGCCTGTACCATGGATCATCTCTCCTGACTCGACAAATCATCGTCACAAACCCATTCTTTAGGTTTTAGAATTAGACCGATGGAGGTACGGGACATGATGCTAGACACTCTTTGGGATCCGCCCCATCAAGCGGCTAGTTACTCAACTCATCACCTGTGGCCTGGCTGCCTCCCCATTCGTATCGGGTTTTGAAGATTGGCTACAATGACACTGAGTCGATCTCCCATTGACAGCTTCGCCACAACTCGGCAGCCGTCAATGGCCTGAGTGAAACCTCCTTTTACGACGATAGTGCTGCTCACTTGCGTATGGACGCACGTGGATGCTGGTGAACCAGGAGTAACCGTTGGTGTGGAAAAAGTGTGGTTCGTAAAGTTTTACGACGAATTAATCGTGGAACCAACAGTTAGGCAACAGTTTAACACATCCCTAGAGCGGAAAGGCGATGGGCGCCTCCCTGGCTCAAGGAGGGCTGAGCTCCAGATGAAGTCTTTTGCATTCTGCCCCCTGCATGAACGACAAGCACTTGGCCAATTGCATCCGAGTTTGTCATAATTACCCCAATGGCGTTTCTTGATTTTATGTTTGTCCCGACTTTTTCCATGGGAGATACAATCAGGTCGAGATCACTTGCTCTGACTTGGCAGTAGATTGGAATGAGCTAAAGATGTGACGCGGAGTCAATTCACTGTCCATGAAACTATGGCTCATGATTCAGTCCCAACTTTGAGTCTAAAACGAAGACCATTGAGACTTCTAGGCCGGTATTTCCGTAGGCTCACGTCTCATGCAGACATAATCAATATGTGCCAAATGATCCTGCCGCAAAGCCTTACAGTAATTTGAAGGATTTCTAAATGTGGACCATCTATATCCCAGAGTGGCAGTTATCGCCTTGCGTTAAGCGCGCCTAAAGGCCCGCGACCTACTACATTAACCTCCACCCTCAAGGCAGCAGCATTTTGTACCGTCTCCGCACGAGGCAGCAGTATTTCTAAACAGAAAAAAGGGTAGCCCTGGCATGAAATACAAAATCCGGCGGTATGGGGAAGCAGAAATTTAGAGTGCAGTTGACAAGCATCTTGATGTTCATGGCCAATCGGCTTCGTCCTTCCTCGGGCAATTACCAGCAAGCGAACAGTGGGTTGTTACAGACTACGTATCGCCTACTTTGAATTTAGCCTGCCATAAGTACATGATCAAGTTGAAATCAACCTCTTTCGGGATGGACGAAATCCATTTGTCCGTCTGTATTTCATCCGTCTTCACGGAAGGGGCCGTGCGGCATGGCGAAGTTGCCCGACTTGGCCACACACGGAAATATATGAGGCCTTGGCTCCGAATAAGGAAGGACAACGTTGACAGCGAATGACTTGCACGTAAGTGAAGTCTGGTGCTTCCATGATAAGGACTGTGACACACCTATGGGGTTAAAGTAAGGCTAGTGGGATCCATTTCTCAAAAGCGATGAGAGAGCATGACCGCTACCGAGGCACTCATGTCATTACTTGACACTACCCGTCATTTCCTAGGGATAAAACTGCGCAGAAGAAGTGCCCCGGCAGCAACTGGATGCAAGGTAACGTTGTTATGGGTCCATTCAGCCTGTCGATCTCTGTTATCCTAAGTTATGTGTTCAGAACGACACCTTACC
The DNA window shown above is from Colletotrichum lupini chromosome 7, complete sequence and carries:
- a CDS encoding cytochrome P450 is translated as MAGLGPNQVGLDEGHLEPIPGLSMSGVLIAKSIALVAAIAFFVWEFRSWYRLRKIPGPFLASISVLWQLKKAIGGTYHEHLNDIARKYGPLARIGPNELLCTDPDSLRKMSAVRSPYTKGDFYDSGRITPGVDNVVSMRDENEHKAMRARMGPAYTAKENEGYGFEIGIDRQLMNFVSLIDRHYVSTDSEFRPLDLAEKTQFFALDAIGDVSFGGAFGFLAEDRDLFRYIEINESSLPIMNVVSVLPWLGRLVHKWPFRLMLPKEDDQIGFGRLMGFAKNYAEMRLQPGAKPQKDMMQAFINQGLGKDELIQLVYIHIIAGTNSAAQAMRMTLLSLINNPVAYRRLQQEIDDATAAGLISSPITNAEALRLPYLQAVIREGLRFYPPVTGLGFKQAPESGDILNGYFVPGGTQIGHNFFGVGRSLWVWGPDADVFRPERWLSANEDGLRRMNAAVDSHFGHGKYSCLGKPIAMMELNKVFVELLRRYDFTVMNPEKPIKTLSAIFFVARDFWVRLTRRPTRE